AATTCTGTTCTATTCTACACAAGTTACCTGCATTTATTAGCGTGTGGCCGGTATATAGTATCACACGTTTGCCTTGTGTGTAATAAAATCGGTTTTTTGGCTGAAATTTTTATTATAGAGGATATGCGAAACAAGCATACCCCATAGTtactttaacattatttaatgataatatcattttatgttattttggattatattattatctaggGTGGTATTGTACGCTTACCAACAAAGACAAATAAGTTCTACCAAATAGCAATGGCAAGTCATGGAAATGAAACAAATAAGGATCTTACACTTTACCTAAGTGAAGATGGTTGTAAAACCTGGTCTCAGTTTTACACGCTAGGTGCAGTGAATGCAGAAGAATCTGACCTAGCTTACTACAGTGTAAAAAAAAGGGAAAGAAGAAGCAAAAGGAATAGTGTGTGTTTACAGTTATGGTTCAGAAACAAAGGGGTATAATATTGGAATGCAGTTGATGTTtggtaaataattaattatgccGGAAAAAAGAAATTCAGAAAAAGTTCAATGCCTTTCCAAACCATGGccacattttattatttgactCTTTTATGTTTTGCTATATTTTGTCTTTGAATAATTCAGAATTTccataaactttaaaaaaaaaatgttgtttttctgTGGGTTCATTTATTCAACAAATTCACAGCAAATTGGATTATTAGCATTACAAAAATTGCACATAGAATATAATACTTACTGCAAATAGTCTGGAAagaattatttaattaacttaaatataatatttttaccgTAGTATTACAGTGGTGGTTAGGAAGCAAGTGTACTAATTAAATTACTTAGAAgtttagaatatatatttcaaattccAAATTGTGAGAAAAAAGTCATACAAACATTTTAGACTTTAGATTTTATTAGAATTGCTAATAAAGAGTTAGCTGTCATTCGCGAATCACTATATTATTATGGGGTTTGTCTTTGAATAATTCAGAATTATTATGTGGTTGGGATATAAAGTaactacattattttatatccTTTTTTGTTATTAGATTTTACAATTTCCATATCTTTAGTAGGGGCCAACTTTTAACATTAATATCatatgtattatgtatgtaATGTATTAAGTAGTAtaagtactatattattatagtttttgaACATTCCTTTTCTTTTAATTCTCCTGTGCTCTGTAGTCTTGTTTGCCGTGTTGTAAATATTGATGTTCATGTCCCATTTATAAATCTTCTCCACTGTTTTCATACTTTAATCATTTCcatgataataacaataatagtaataataacaatagttCATTCTTAACCCGGTCATTTTTGTGTGCCATACTATTTTGAACAAGATGTGCATAAACCGAACGTCATACGTTTTGCATAGttcttcaaaataattaatttacttatacAAAACATGAACTTCTATGTCACTGCAACAGTGATGAATGAATAATTTGTGATGAAGTCACAGAGACTACGTGAACatgaaccaaataaaaaaaaacgccGCGAAGAAACAGCAGTCAAAATAAGCTCCGCgctgaaagaaaatgtaattatCATTTACAGAATTAAACACGGAGTAAAACAAGtgttttttaattgattaaaatacCTGTATTGTGCTTCTTTTCATAGTGCATTACAcctacatttttattctattatgGCGTATAATTACCGAATGGTAGAAAGAAGCAGCGGCGACGGTAATAGCGTGTGTTTACACCTACATTTGTATTCTATTATGGCGTATCACCAAATGGTAGAAAGAAGCAGCAGCACCGACGACGGGAATAGCGTGTGTTTACACCTACATTTGTATTCTATTATGGCGTATATCACCAAATGGTAGAAAGAAGCAGCAGCAGCGACGGAAATAGCGTGTCTTTACACCTACATTTGTATTCTATTATGGCGTATATCACCAAATGGTAGAAAGAAGCAGCAGCAGCGACGGAAATAGCGTGTGTTTACACCTACATTTGTATTCTATTATGGCGTATCACCAAATGGTAGAAAGAAGCAGCAGCACCGACGACGGGAATAGCGTGTGTTTACACCTACATTTGTATTCTATTATGGCGTATATCACCAAATGGTAGAAagaagcagcagcagcagcgACGGTAATAGCGTGTGTTTACACCTACATTTGTATTCTATTATGGCGTATCACCAAATGGTAGAAagaagcagcagcagcagcgACGGTAATAGCGTGTGTTTACACCTACATTTGTATTCTATTATGGCGTATCACCAAATGGTAGAAAGAAGCAGCAGTGGCGACGGTAATAGCGTGTGTTTACTGCTATTGCTCTGGAAAATTATGCAAAGAGGACAACACAGAAAAATTCTGAAAAAAGGGAACGTGATACGATGGGTCTTGTTTCCACAACATTGCATGTTGATTACATATGCATGTTTCAGCAGTGAGAGGGTTTAATGATTATGATGGTACTGTGTGTGGACGTGACTCTTTACCCTTCAGATATTTTAGAAAATGGTAGAGTTTGGTTCAATTGCTTATAATAGGAGGCCTATACTTAATGCCTATAATAACATTTCAATCCTAGTTCAAAGTTAAAAATCTGTTATTGCATTCAATTGTGATTGAATGTTACaagttaataaaaatattaaaacattaagaTAAACATTTACACTAAAacagttttaattaatgtataataatatataaaagctATAATACATGCAAACATTATAGTAAAATTTGTCGAAAATTCAAATACTAATGTAAGTGGAATATAAAATGTCTCCTTATTCTACAACTGTTTTGATCAATCATCACCTGATTTCATCAACAGCTATTAGTATAGGCTAGATGATAATAATAAGCAAGACTCTAAATACACATATAATTATAACGCCAATAAACCAACTTTTTGATAAATTACGTTTGCTCTCAATCAACACGCTCCTCCTTTACCCTCTTGaacataatataatgtatttgttTCGATTTCGTAAAAAGAAGTCATTTTATTCTCGCTTTTTAAACTAACTTCTGAGACAGGTAGTTAATAAGTTCGATTATATGCTCCTTGTTTTCcagttaaaattattatttctgctACTCGGAAAAgtgtattgtttaattattcaaataGTGTAGTAAGAAAGGTACTGGCCACAAATGTATTGTTGATTGTTGTTAATATCAGGCAACACTGTGATTTTACTCTGCAGCAGCTGTGTCAGTTATTTCTAGCCTTCTGATTATAAACATGTTgctaatttatgttttatattttatacggCAATAATATGACTTATTACATGTCTTAAAATGCCTCTctgtaaaataattgtatacagAAATGGTATCTCACTGGGTAGTTTAAACAATCCCCTTACTGACGTGCTTATTTAAATACTAATCGTATAGCACAAAAAATAATCCTCAAAAATTGTGAAACACAAAGGAACTGTAGATTGATTAttagaatataattaatatattttgttgctGTACATTTAAACTATGCGAGAAAAACAGTACAATTGAGAATAAACTATAATGAGCGTGTACATTTCTACCTATTTTACAATGCTCTAATtgtattagtaggcctagtccCCTAGATGACTATACATTGTTTTTTAGAATATAATTTTGTTGCTGTACATGGCCTTTAAACTACTACGCGAGAAAAAAGTACAATTGAGAATAAACTATGAGCGTGTACACAAATTTAAGTATAAACATTTCTACCTATTTTACAATGCTCTAGTTATATTAGTAGGAGGCCTACTCCCCTATAAATGATAATAACGAGAATAAACAAAacttattttatacataaattacGCTTAAGCAGCTTTCGAttgttattgtactgtatatgtttgttttgttatgaCTCTCATATACTCACAGAAAACCATTTTGTATAAGACTTTCGCTTATATGTTTCCTCGTTTACCATCTACTttatcttttatatttatttccttCCTTCAgaattaaacaacattttatttagttATAGAACTGTTGAGAATAATGTGGTTCTTGAGTCTTTCCTTTTTGTGACGTACTAGTAACACTATCACGTGACATATGTCCTTCGTACTGGGGATTTTGACATTCTATTTCAATCTTTCCTCCTCTTTTCTGAAAACAATAACATggattattattttgattaattgattttaaaaaattaaaactaataaTTAATCATCTTTAATGGACCTTGGCAGTAGATAGAACATCAATTTCATTGACTTCTTCAAACCCAAAAAActtttacaattacaattaattgattattaaatcAGTTAGTGCCACACTCCAATTATTGTAGTATAGTGATCATAAAAATGTTAACCTCTAGTTTGCGCACTTCTTTCTGTGACGCATTAACGTGTTTATCTTTTTTTCTGTGTTTATTAGAAACTCCCTGCAGTCCTTGGTATTGaggattttttatttctatttcataaaaaaataaataagttaacATTGGTTGAAATGAAATACATAATACcccaatttattaattttttaatacataCTACTTTATTAGACGTAGGCTTGGTATATCCATCGTCGTCCACGCAAGAGCTTGCTGACTCTTTCAGACCTTGGTACTGAGGATTTTTGCATTCGATTTCTATCACTTCTTAGTCGTTAGTTATAAGGGTATTGTTAAACGTCTTATGTGGCGATGCCCAGTGACATTATGGttcgtttaaaatgttataattgtatttttgaaATACATACTATTTTAGACGTAGGCTTGACATATCCTTCGTCATCTATGTCAACATCAGGGACTGCTAAAACTTGCAGTCCTTGGTACTGATGATGTTGACTTTTGAATTCTCTTTCTCTCTGTTAAACAATAGATGGTCATGATCGTTAGGTCCaaacataaataatttgtatattttgctTTCAAAAGTGTATCACCTGTCTTAGAAATACgaaaataactaaactaaattttaaCTTGACTTGGTTAAAGTTAGGAACTCACTATTGACCTTAACTACGATTTTGATTTCAACTCACTTAACTACACATCAATTTGTAGCCAGGGAATGGTAACCATTTTTGTTGATCACCCATGTTTCTACTAGTGACTTTTCGATACATACTACCTTATTAGACGTGGGTCTGACATATCCCTCGTCATCTAAGTCGACATCATTGTTTGCCGAATTAACTTGCAGATCTTGGTAGTGATGACGTTCAGGCTCGCTTAATCCTCTCTGATAAATAAATGGTTTGTGTTAGTATTATTGATGTTTAGTTGTGGTATTTGATATAtaattatgagaaaaaaaattaaactagCACAATTGACTTTAAGATACGATAGTTTACATAGAAAGTTTACCTGTATTCTTGTCCTGGATCTTGCTTTATTTGACGTCCTGTTAGCACTAGCCTCCACTGTAGGACCTTTGTTGAGCTCTTTGTAATCTCCAGAATTTGAAGAAAATTGCAATGCTTGATTTTGTTGAGgaattttagattttaaaagGATGTCTTCTTTTATTCGTTTTAGCTATAAAAATATCGGTAAACGCAGATACTATCTAATTAAAGTTTATCTGTGCTTTCAATTATTATAAGTTTCAAGAAAgttaatatttcataaaaatttaaaagtaCTTACATAGATATATCGGGTTATTATAAACGTAGGAACAGAGCAAAGAATTGCAGTTATTGCTATAGTTATCAATATACTAATTGCATACGAACAACCACCTATAAATGTCAATgtaaaattttgaaataatgttATCTAACAAAACAATGTTATACTACAGAAACAATTACAAACGAAGTCACACAATTTCATACATGCAACGTGCATCAACGTGCACAATATTCATCTaaagtaatttaatattaaattaaaacattattctTCAACGAAGCAAGTGGGAGTTAGAGTTTGTCATATTGTTATTACTTTCGTCGTGGTCGTCGGCGTGTTGTCATTAACAAAGAAATTACACTCGATAGGGTGTGTTGTAATTAAAATTACCTGCtgtgtttttttcattttctgcaTAAAATGTAAAACTTGTTTGACATATTTTATTAGTTCCTAAAGATGATGAATTTTGTATTATCAGTACTGCTGGCGGTTTCGGATAGTCCTCTGCTGTACATGTTACAAGATCATCTTCAGGTTTAAATGTTACAATGATATCTAAACAAAACGAGTAATATAACCTTGAGTACTGttaatattctttattctttatttagggtcccaaaaatatattattgaattattgtatattttatgaactttatataccatataTATACAACTGTCTTCCTTCACTTGTTTTAGCATCATCTCCTTTAAACTGATCACTTTCTGCTTTACATGTATATCTGCCACCATCTTCTTCAGTAGCTGATTTAATCTTAAGAACTGACTCTGTACTGTTATTTGCAATATCATATCTAGAAGGGTTGTTGGTGTTGACTGTATGTCCATCTTTATACCAAGTAATGTAAGGAATAGGATCACCATCATGTTTAATACAGGTAAAGGTCACTGATTGACATTCATTGATGACATTTGCTGACGCAGAAAGAAGTGGTTGATCCAAGTCTGAGAAAAATTTAATAAAGTATCCATGTTACAAACTTGTTCTAAATGTTTGTAACAATATACTTACTTATTTGTTTCTAGTTTTACATATCTTCGATCTTACTctttacatacaatatataccgtaattttagaaataaatacaTGTATCTATATGATAATTTGGGTTTGTTATTGTAAAACTCGTTAGTGGGTGAATGGATGACGCCCTATAAATATCACAATGTGTATTAGATGTAGTTCCATGTAAACCTTTTGATTTCGTTTTTAAAGCGGTTTtaatttttctataaaatacattttacaaaatacaaattaatgaaTGAGCTCACGCTATTCCACCTGGTATAGTACATTCTTCCGGCAAGAGAGACACGTTCGACAATCATTCAACGTTCAGTCCGTAAGTACCACCATTGTTCAATGCTTATTTCTGATATCACAATTAACCCTACCCCTCCCCACCTCCTGTTTTATGTGTAACACTTTAAATAAGATTCATGCACGGTTTTATTAGGTTATAGAattgtaatgtaggcctactataggtAGTAGAAACTCTCGTTACAAGTTACATCGGCACGCCTTCTCCCCCTAATTGAATTTTGTGCCAATTTCTGATATACAACAAATCCGCAACGCTTGTTTAATGTTACAAACGATAGACCTAGATTcgcgtaggcctactgtattaatattaggcTTTTGGGTAACAAATGTCAGCACCCAAATCCAAGTATTCGAGTCATGTGAAAGTTACTGGTACTGGTAGCGAATTGTGTACATATTTCTTTAAGGTACACTTTTTATAACAACATTCATGTACTGCATACAGTATTCTTACTTTTACAACAGAAGCCATGGCCTAGGCTCAATCAGACACGATTGTCATTGCATCCAAATCCACTTTCAATTTGGGTAATTATACTGGCACTTCACCATATTCAACTTTgtgcatattttaaaaatatatataacccGCCTCATTTGTGTGTAACAATTTATTAACATTCATGtacaataaaagtataaatatataaattatgtactaaattgtgtatttttttcTATCATTAATCAGACAGAAATGACAAACGAAAATCAAGCTAGAATTGATAAGGCAATAAAGGATTTCGGAAATGTGTCGAGATACAACAACATGTACTAAACAAAATCTCATATAACCAAGAAAAAATGTTCCCtttttaaaactctttataCTCTCTCCAATCCAATGATTCCTCTTAACTGATTGAAACATTGTAGGCCTAGATTCAGTACTGAAttacttataataaataataagtatatgTAGTTGGCATATTTGATTTGTGTTAATAAAAAACCATCATTATGTTTTTCattgtacaataataataaaaatactgtatatataatatatatatttttttaatgtatatatttatatgtaaagAATTGATTATATTCTactaaatttataatataataaggaTTGAGGGAGATACTCGTTGTGCATTATTCATATAAAGGAAGTTATGTGTTAACTTACAATATACAGTTAGTATAGATGGATTTGATCTTTTAATTTCACCATCTATTGTTTGTATCTCGCACTGAAATGTTCGTTGAGAATCATCTCTGATTGGTAGTGACATCACTAAGTCTGCTTTCCCaggttttatgtttaatttaaaacgcCCATTTACTAGCTTCTTATCATTCACAAGGTTATATGTAGATCCATCTTCATCTAATGCATCCCATTGCATTGCAGCAGGTGTAGGAGTAACTCTTGAATGATTACAACTTAATACCACTTTAGTATCACCTTCTTTGGCTTCCTGGTTAGATGTCAGTTGACCATGTGAttctaacaaaataaattgtgtttattattgttttggtCCGTTTATGCGAACTACAAACATACCACGATGGTATCATTTTAAGTTGAAATTCATTCTCATTCATTCGTTCGTTCTTGTCGTCTCACATTATAAGTGGTCAACGTAATGAAGATAACGTTTTCTGGCATATGCACAACTTTACCTACCAGTTTGTCAtggttaaaattaattaattacaattaataaataggcatatcaatacattaattaattaattacaattaataaataGGCATATCAATACATTTAGCGTTTTATACTATAATTAATTTACCGTCAAATGAATGTATAACAATTAGCAGCGTCAACCATAATGTCATCTGAAAAAAATGACGATCTGAAAATCTGAAACGATGTCTACCCTCTTTTACCGCTGCCGTCATCTTTTTCTTATGCCGACAACATCACTGTGAAATTCAAATTGTCTTTATTAATCCTTTGgaaaattcatttattatatatatttcgaCAACTAGGCGTAAGTTGAGTGGCCCAACCGAATTTGAACCACTCCTTCCAACCTTTTACTTAACACCCTCCTCATCTATTCTGTTTCCCAACTGAGCTCTTAAAAGCCCCCGCTAAACGTTATTTTTTCAAATTGGCTGCTTTGCCTACCAAACTTCCACCAATGCCGTTCCTGATAATATCAGTTGTATATTGTCAGAACTCAGCACGGAGGTGGTCTACGAAATACGCGATTTTCTACTAAAGGTAATTAggacaattaaattattttgttcctCGACCtttctttcaatttttaaacaatgttataGTTAGAAAGCGCCTACGTTATACTTTAACAAAATTCCCAATTACATAATATGTTATGTTGATATGTATAAActcttttaaattaaacttcAACTCAAACGATTTATTGCTAGTAGATAGGcctaaataagtttttttttaccattttaacgattttattttattttttatttgaacaatatttaatttatacacTTAACTTGTTCtgaatatttcatattttatgtgtttgtatttatatgttttatggaGGGTCCTTAATGATCAATTCCTTTACTagaactggataggctaccctcatTAAAGATGGTAATAGATAAGTAAATTCAAATAATGAAAGGACGTGTgtgtaatagtaataataaaagaaataggCTAAACGAGACGAATGATGGCTTACATACCCTttataaaataagaataaaaaacaACTTACATTCTTGGTCTAGGCGCAACCTATGTCTATAGCTATCATCAATTGCTTTATTATTCAACAGAGACTAACTTGATGTCGATCAGCTTTTCGGTGAAAACAAGTGGAAATTACTGAAATTTATAGAGGGCAGCAACCAAAAGTATGATCATTATTTGAGAGGTATATTCAAAGATAGTGTattagtccatgggatttagctaaaaaatgaccattttctcacacaaattgcaagaaaaggtttttttgatgaaatgtgttctttagaccctactgaacacatttatcaacgttaggacatttttcgacaacgggaagtagcctaatttgcataattaaaaatggccgccatttttaataacgtactctgtatcttggaaaccgctagtcacagatacttaattatggtgtcaaaatcgttaaaatatatgtttttatattcactttattgaaaaagtttgtccaaaaatgaatggaaatgctatttctaacattattgacctttgaccttgaattctcatatctcagcaaccactaatcggagatatacaaattagggcttaaattgttcagaaactacacatttatatccagtctaatggcatgtttttgcaaaaaatggcggattctaacattattgacctttgaccttgatttatcatatctcagcaaccactaatcggagatatacaacttagggcttaaattgttcagaaactacacatttatatccagtctaatggcatgtttttgcaaaaaatggccgattctaacattattgacctttgaactttacactacataaaatcgcataactttgaaaatattgtacatatgaaattatttttagtgtcaaattgttcagaacatacatgtttctatagagtccaatgacacattatgtccaataatggcctattgtatggttattaacatttgaactatatttgaaaaggATTTAAACCCGGAATCTTCTTCATGTGGACATCCATTAGAACATGCGATTTGGCACAAAATGTAAGAGTTGCAACGTTGACTTATTATGTTTAGTTTAAAGTAGGCCATTGgtacattaaatttataaactATTGCATTCATCCATAAACTGCCTACAAGTTTAcacgtttgtttattttatttcttatcgtCTTCGCAGCTGAAGCTGAATTAcaagatatttatattaaaagcattaaaattGATGgttaaaaatgctaaaaattAAACCACATAGAAACATGGTACATACACAATACATTCAcgtaaaaaaagtacaaaaacaaattataaaaggttaaaaactaTACACCACTAGTAGTCATACTGTATATGgttattgaaataataaataaattccataAGAAACTGAGGTTTTTACTGTATACGGCGAAAATATTGCAAGTGGTGGTCAGCCTAATTATGAGTCTCGATAGCCAatttaaactaaactaa
This region of Antedon mediterranea chromosome 8, ecAntMedi1.1, whole genome shotgun sequence genomic DNA includes:
- the LOC140057184 gene encoding lachesin-like, which produces MTAAVKEGRHRFRFSDRHFFQMTLWLTLLIVIHSFDESHGQLTSNQEAKEGDTKVVLSCNHSRVTPTPAAMQWDALDEDGSTYNLVNDKKLVNGRFKLNIKPGKADLVMSLPIRDDSQRTFQCEIQTIDGEIKRSNPSILTVYYLDQPLLSASANVINECQSVTFTCIKHDGDPIPYITWYKDGHTVNTNNPSRYDIANNSTESVLKIKSATEEDGGRYTCKAESDQFKGDDAKTSEGRQLYIYDIIVTFKPEDDLVTCTAEDYPKPPAVLIIQNSSSLGTNKICQTSFTFYAENEKNTADEYCAR